The sequence AAAATGCCCACTTTATCGGCAATGTCTTTCATTGAAGTTTCAGCATAACCTAAACGTCGAAATAGTTCACCTGCAACTTGGATAATTTCATCTCGTTTATTAAGGCCTGAAAAAGTTTCGGTAAGATTTATATCTCGATCCATGGCAATCTCTCCGCTCCTTATATTACTTATTATTTACATGAGTTAGAATTTATACGTATAATCGTTTCTTACCATTTCTTTAGGTTTGCCTTTTAGTGTTACATATCCATCCAGAATATACATAACTGGGGTTTCACCTCACTGATCTCGGTCCGACCAGACTTACTTCACCCCATCGGCGAGTCAAGTTGTGCGGTAAGCCAAACTGGTCCATCACCCGTCCGACTAAGTGATTAACTAAATCGTCAATGGAAGTTTTTCCTTATGAAAACAACGTGCGATCCGC is a genomic window of Pelotomaculum isophthalicicum JI containing:
- a CDS encoding helix-turn-helix domain-containing protein codes for the protein MDRDINLTETFSGLNKRDEIIQVAGELFRRLGYAETSMKDIADKVGILKGSLYYHFSSKEELLNEVIPGGRN